The following coding sequences are from one Seonamhaeicola sp. ML3 window:
- a CDS encoding SufE family protein, whose product MTIEDIQNEIIDEFSMFDDWEERYQYMIDLGKELPLIDDQYKTESNIIKGCQSKVWVHAEMKDDKLEFTADSDAIITKGIIAILIRAFSNQNPKDIIDADTGFIDKIGLKEHLSPTRANGLVSMVKQLKMYAIAYQTQLN is encoded by the coding sequence GTGACGATTGAAGACATTCAAAACGAAATAATTGACGAATTCTCAATGTTTGACGATTGGGAAGAGCGTTACCAATACATGATAGATTTAGGGAAAGAATTGCCCTTGATTGACGACCAATACAAAACCGAAAGCAACATTATTAAAGGTTGCCAAAGTAAAGTTTGGGTTCATGCTGAAATGAAAGATGATAAATTAGAATTTACAGCCGATAGTGACGCCATCATTACAAAAGGTATCATTGCGATTTTAATTCGAGCATTTTCAAATCAGAATCCAAAAGACATCATTGATGCCGACACCGGTTTTATTGACAAAATTGGATTAAAGGAGCATTTATCGCCTACTCGTGCCAACGGGCTGGTAAGTATGGTAAAACAGTTAAAAATGTACGCAATAGCGTATCAAACACAACTCAACTAG
- a CDS encoding META domain-containing protein, producing the protein MKWILMLFSVMALKTCDNSNGQKQNTMLNDTFNITTLNGNDVSEFNLNITFNDSTKQVSGFSGCNRFFGSFGTIDNGLRFGPIGSTRMMCSPKFNDVESKMLDALSKVNLFSVKGDTLIFSNGDRVLMEATKQDLAISLEYNQHSRNSFQVIQINEKSISVQNERNGSITKMGCTDEQWDKLINLIKTINIETLSSLDAPSQKRLFDGAAIAKLKVTLNGKTYETPSFDHGNPNTAITNLVKEILSIAQNIE; encoded by the coding sequence ATGAAATGGATACTGATGCTATTCAGTGTTATGGCATTAAAAACATGTGATAATTCTAATGGCCAAAAACAAAATACTATGTTGAATGACACCTTCAACATTACAACTTTAAATGGAAATGATGTTTCAGAATTTAATCTGAATATTACCTTTAACGATTCCACTAAACAAGTCTCAGGATTTTCTGGATGTAACCGTTTCTTTGGGTCGTTTGGAACTATTGATAATGGTTTACGGTTTGGACCTATAGGATCAACCCGAATGATGTGTTCTCCAAAATTCAACGATGTGGAAAGCAAAATGTTGGATGCACTATCTAAAGTGAACTTGTTTTCAGTAAAAGGCGATACATTGATATTTTCAAATGGAGATAGAGTTTTAATGGAAGCTACGAAACAAGACTTAGCCATTTCATTAGAATACAATCAACACTCCCGAAATAGTTTTCAGGTCATTCAAATTAACGAAAAGTCTATTTCGGTTCAAAATGAAAGGAATGGCAGCATAACTAAAATGGGATGCACAGATGAACAATGGGATAAACTAATTAATCTTATTAAGACTATCAATATAGAAACCCTCTCGAGTTTAGACGCACCTTCCCAAAAACGCTTATTTGATGGTGCAGCTATTGCTAAGCTAAAAGTAACTCTAAATGGAAAAACATACGAAACACCAAGTTTTGACCATGGCAACCCAAATACAGCCATTACTAATCTTGTTAAAGAAATCTTATCAATAGCTCAAAACATTGAATAG
- a CDS encoding aminotransferase class V-fold PLP-dependent enzyme: MLDVEEIRKDFPILSREVNGKPLVYFDNAATSQTPQQVIDAIVNYYHNYNSNIHRGVHTLSQEATDLYEQSRQKIQHHFNAKHAHEIIFTSGTTDSINLVANGFSSLLKKGDDIIVSALEHHSNIVPWQMLCERTGAILKVIPMNDEGELVMSEYDKLLSENTKLVFTNHISNALGTINPIEYIIKKAHAVGAAVLIDGAQACPHIKPDVQELDVDFYVTSAHKMCGPTGVGMLYGKEAWLNKLPPYQGGGEMIAEVTFEKTTYADLPHKFEAGTPNIAGGIVFGAAIDYMNTIGFEAIAAYENELLEYATQKLLEIEGLKIYGTAKNKTSVISFNLEGIHPYDVGSILDKLGIAVRTGHHCAQPIMDYYKIPGTIRASFAFYNTKAEIDVLVAGIKKAQMMLS, encoded by the coding sequence ATGTTAGACGTTGAAGAAATAAGAAAAGATTTCCCCATTCTTTCCAGAGAAGTTAATGGTAAACCTTTAGTGTATTTTGACAATGCAGCTACGTCTCAAACACCGCAACAAGTTATTGATGCTATTGTAAATTATTACCATAACTACAACTCGAACATTCACCGTGGTGTGCATACACTAAGCCAAGAAGCTACGGATTTATACGAACAATCCAGACAAAAAATACAGCATCATTTTAATGCGAAACATGCACATGAGATTATATTCACCTCTGGAACTACAGATAGTATTAACCTAGTAGCCAATGGATTTTCCTCTCTTCTTAAGAAAGGAGATGACATCATTGTTTCTGCCTTAGAGCATCATAGCAATATTGTGCCATGGCAAATGTTATGTGAACGTACTGGAGCTATCCTTAAAGTCATTCCTATGAATGACGAAGGCGAATTAGTAATGTCTGAATACGACAAGCTCCTTTCCGAAAACACAAAATTAGTTTTCACCAACCACATATCTAATGCTTTAGGAACTATTAACCCTATTGAATATATCATTAAAAAGGCGCATGCTGTAGGTGCAGCGGTTTTAATTGATGGTGCGCAAGCTTGTCCGCATATAAAACCAGATGTTCAAGAGTTGGACGTTGATTTTTATGTAACCTCTGCACATAAAATGTGTGGCCCAACGGGAGTAGGAATGCTTTATGGTAAAGAAGCATGGTTAAACAAACTTCCTCCATACCAAGGGGGCGGTGAAATGATTGCTGAGGTAACATTTGAAAAAACCACCTATGCCGATTTACCACATAAGTTTGAAGCCGGCACACCTAATATAGCTGGCGGCATTGTTTTTGGAGCTGCTATAGATTACATGAATACTATTGGTTTTGAAGCCATTGCAGCATACGAAAATGAATTATTGGAATACGCTACCCAAAAACTTCTAGAAATTGAAGGTTTAAAAATTTACGGTACAGCTAAAAATAAAACATCTGTGATATCATTTAATCTAGAAGGTATTCATCCTTATGATGTTGGTTCTATTTTAGATAAATTGGGTATTGCCGTTCGTACGGGGCATCACTGCGCACAACCCATAATGGACTACTACAAAATCCCAGGAACTATAAGAGCTTCTTTTGCTTTTTATAATACCAAAGCTGAAATTGATGTTTTAGTTGCGGGTATTAAAAAAGCCCAAATGATGCTATCCTGA
- the sufD gene encoding Fe-S cluster assembly protein SufD: MDLKEKLLSSFLVFENQAETDSYVHEVRNDAIKTFEEKGFPTKKDEAWKYTSLNKLLKEDYSVFPKQENALEYREVNKYFIHDIDSYKIVFVDGKYSSNLSETTHDGIDVCLMSAALTKPKYRLIIENYFNKAATDDSLASLNTAFSKEGAYVHIPKGKIVEKPIQIIHFSTGNESATMLQPRNLIVVEENSHVQLIERHQSLTSNPVLTNSVTEIFAKKRAIVDYYKIQSDTQQASLVDNTFIKQKRESIVSVHTFSFGGKLIRNNLNFYQEGERIDSTLKGVTIIGDKQHVDHNTLVHHIEPNCESHQDYKGIFGDSATGVFNGKVVVEKEAQKTNAFQANNNILISDKATINTKPQLEIFADDVKCSHGCTVGQLDDSALFYMRSRGIPEKEAKALLMYAFSNNVLSSVKIPELKRRITQMIANQLGVNIGFDL, encoded by the coding sequence ATGGATTTAAAAGAAAAATTATTATCGTCATTTTTAGTATTCGAGAACCAAGCCGAGACAGATTCTTATGTTCACGAAGTTAGAAACGATGCCATAAAAACGTTTGAAGAAAAAGGCTTCCCTACAAAAAAAGACGAGGCTTGGAAATACACCTCTTTAAATAAACTTTTAAAAGAAGACTACAGCGTATTCCCAAAACAGGAAAATGCTTTAGAATATAGAGAAGTAAATAAATACTTCATACACGATATAGATAGCTATAAAATTGTATTTGTAGACGGTAAATATTCTTCTAATCTTTCTGAAACTACGCATGACGGCATAGACGTTTGCTTAATGTCTGCAGCATTGACCAAACCAAAGTACAGATTGATTATTGAAAACTATTTCAATAAAGCTGCAACAGATGATAGCTTAGCATCTTTAAACACAGCATTTTCTAAAGAGGGAGCTTATGTTCACATTCCAAAGGGAAAAATAGTTGAAAAACCCATTCAGATCATACATTTCTCAACGGGTAATGAATCGGCAACAATGCTACAACCGCGTAACCTAATTGTCGTTGAAGAGAATTCGCATGTTCAATTAATAGAGCGTCATCAAAGCTTGACAAGCAATCCGGTATTAACCAATAGTGTTACAGAAATTTTCGCAAAAAAACGCGCCATAGTAGATTATTACAAAATACAAAGTGATACTCAACAAGCGTCTTTAGTAGACAATACTTTCATTAAACAAAAGCGTGAAAGTATTGTATCGGTTCACACTTTTTCATTTGGTGGAAAGTTAATTCGTAATAACCTTAACTTTTACCAAGAGGGTGAGCGCATAGACTCAACTTTAAAAGGTGTAACTATTATTGGCGACAAGCAACATGTAGACCATAACACTTTAGTTCACCATATAGAACCAAATTGTGAAAGCCACCAAGACTACAAAGGTATTTTTGGAGATAGTGCCACTGGTGTATTCAACGGGAAAGTAGTAGTTGAAAAAGAGGCGCAAAAGACCAATGCATTTCAAGCCAATAATAACATCTTAATCAGCGATAAAGCGACTATCAATACAAAACCTCAATTAGAGATTTTTGCAGATGATGTTAAATGTTCACATGGTTGTACCGTTGGCCAATTAGACGATAGTGCTCTGTTCTATATGCGTTCACGAGGAATACCTGAGAAAGAAGCAAAGGCTTTATTGATGTATGCTTTCAGTAATAACGTTTTAAGTTCTGTTAAAATTCCAGAGTTGAAACGAAGAATTACGCAAATGATAGCAAACCAACTAGGTGTAAATATCGGTTTCGACCTGTAA
- the sufC gene encoding Fe-S cluster assembly ATPase SufC produces MLKIENLHASVEDKSILKGINLEVKPGEVHAIMGPNGSGKSTLSSVIAGKEEYEVSEGSIIFEGEDIEELEADERAHKGIFLSFQYPVEIPGVSVTNFIKTAINETRKAKGLEDMPAKDMLKLIREKSDLLEIDRKFLSRSLNEGFSGGEKKRNEIFQMAMLEPKLAILDETDSGLDIDALRIVANGVNKLKSENNAVIVITHYQRLLDYIVPDFVHVLHDGKIVKSGSKELAHELEEKGYDWIKQELV; encoded by the coding sequence ATGTTAAAGATAGAAAACCTGCACGCAAGTGTTGAAGACAAAAGTATTTTAAAAGGGATTAACCTAGAGGTTAAACCTGGTGAAGTTCATGCTATTATGGGACCAAATGGTTCTGGAAAAAGCACCCTATCGTCTGTAATTGCAGGAAAAGAAGAATATGAGGTTTCAGAAGGAAGCATCATTTTTGAAGGTGAAGACATTGAAGAGTTAGAAGCCGATGAACGTGCTCACAAAGGGATTTTCCTATCATTTCAATATCCTGTTGAAATCCCAGGAGTGTCTGTAACCAACTTTATCAAAACCGCTATTAACGAAACAAGGAAAGCTAAAGGCTTAGAAGATATGCCCGCTAAAGATATGCTTAAATTGATTCGTGAAAAATCCGATTTACTGGAAATCGATAGAAAATTCTTATCGCGTTCATTGAATGAAGGTTTCTCTGGTGGTGAAAAGAAACGTAACGAGATTTTCCAAATGGCTATGTTAGAACCCAAATTGGCTATTCTCGACGAAACCGATTCTGGATTAGATATCGATGCACTTCGTATTGTTGCCAATGGTGTAAATAAACTTAAAAGTGAAAACAATGCGGTAATTGTGATTACGCATTACCAAAGATTGTTAGACTATATAGTACCAGATTTTGTTCATGTTTTACACGATGGAAAAATTGTAAAGTCTGGAAGCAAAGAGTTAGCTCACGAGCTTGAAGAAAAGGGATACGATTGGATTAAACAAGAATTGGTTTAA
- the sufB gene encoding Fe-S cluster assembly protein SufB codes for MSKYTEDDLREELKTKEYEYGFYTDIESETFPNGLNEDIVRAISKKKEEPEWMTEWRLEAFRIWKDMEEPEWANVHYEKPDFQAISYYSAPNSKPKYDSLDEVDPELLATFEKLGISLDEQKKLAGVAMDVVVDSVSVATTFKETLAEQGIIFMSISEAIKEHPELVKKYIGTVVPQKDNFYAALNSAVFSDGSFCYIPKGVRCPMELSTYFRINQAGTGQFERTLVIADEGSYVSYLEGCTAPSRDENQLHAAVVELIALDDAEIKYSTVQNWFPGNAEGKGGVYNFVTKRGLCETNAKISWTQVETGSAVTWKYPSCVLKGNNSVGEFYSIAVTNNYQQADTGTKMIHLGKNTKSTIISKGISAGKSQNSYRGLVQINSRAENARNFSQCDSLLMGNECGAHTFPYIETKNQTAQIEHEATTSKIGEDQIFYCNQRGIDTEKAIALIVNGFSKEVLNKLPMEFAVEAQKLLEISLEGSVG; via the coding sequence ATGAGTAAATATACAGAGGACGATTTAAGAGAAGAATTAAAAACCAAAGAATATGAATATGGTTTTTATACTGATATTGAATCAGAGACTTTCCCCAATGGTCTAAACGAAGATATCGTTAGAGCCATTTCTAAAAAGAAAGAAGAACCGGAATGGATGACCGAATGGCGACTTGAGGCTTTTAGGATATGGAAGGATATGGAAGAGCCAGAATGGGCTAATGTACATTATGAAAAGCCCGATTTCCAGGCCATTTCATATTACTCGGCACCAAACAGTAAACCTAAATATGATAGTTTAGACGAAGTTGACCCAGAACTACTGGCAACTTTTGAAAAGCTTGGCATTTCTTTAGATGAACAAAAAAAATTAGCCGGTGTTGCTATGGATGTAGTTGTAGATTCTGTGTCGGTTGCTACCACTTTTAAAGAAACTTTAGCTGAACAGGGTATCATTTTTATGAGTATCTCAGAGGCTATCAAAGAACATCCAGAGCTAGTAAAAAAATATATCGGAACTGTAGTACCTCAAAAAGATAACTTTTATGCAGCCTTGAATAGCGCTGTATTTAGTGACGGTAGTTTCTGCTACATACCTAAAGGTGTTAGGTGCCCTATGGAATTATCTACTTACTTTAGAATTAACCAAGCAGGAACTGGTCAGTTTGAAAGAACTTTGGTTATTGCAGACGAAGGCAGCTATGTAAGTTACCTAGAAGGCTGTACAGCTCCAAGTAGAGATGAAAACCAATTACACGCAGCAGTTGTAGAGTTAATTGCTCTAGACGATGCCGAAATCAAATATTCTACAGTACAAAACTGGTTTCCAGGTAACGCCGAAGGAAAAGGTGGGGTTTACAACTTTGTAACCAAAAGAGGCTTATGCGAAACCAACGCCAAAATTTCTTGGACTCAGGTAGAAACCGGAAGTGCCGTAACTTGGAAATACCCTTCATGTGTTCTTAAAGGGAATAATTCCGTTGGTGAGTTCTATTCTATCGCCGTAACTAACAATTACCAACAGGCCGATACGGGAACAAAAATGATTCACTTAGGAAAAAACACGAAGTCAACCATTATTTCCAAAGGAATTTCAGCTGGAAAATCTCAAAACTCATATCGCGGATTAGTTCAAATAAATTCCAGAGCAGAAAACGCTCGTAACTTCTCGCAATGCGATAGTTTACTCATGGGCAATGAGTGCGGTGCACACACCTTCCCATACATTGAAACTAAAAACCAAACAGCTCAAATTGAGCACGAGGCTACAACTAGTAAAATTGGCGAGGACCAAATTTTTTATTGTAACCAAAGAGGTATAGATACCGAAAAAGCCATTGCTTTAATCGTTAATGGATTTAGTAAAGAAGTATTGAACAAGTTACCAATGGAATTTGCTGTTGAAGCACAGAAATTATTAGAAATAAGTTTAGAAGGAAGCGTAGGATAA
- a CDS encoding iron-sulfur cluster assembly accessory protein, translated as MIKVSETAKKKVIELMTEDGYNASTDFVRVGVKSGGCSGLSYDLKFDKEQQDEDKVFEDNGVKIIVDKKSFLYLIGTTLEYSGGLNGTGFVFNNPNANRTCGCGESFSL; from the coding sequence ATGATTAAAGTATCTGAAACAGCTAAGAAAAAAGTGATTGAGCTTATGACCGAAGATGGTTATAATGCCTCTACAGATTTTGTTCGTGTAGGTGTAAAAAGTGGCGGATGTTCAGGATTGTCTTATGACTTAAAATTTGACAAAGAGCAACAAGATGAGGACAAAGTGTTCGAGGATAACGGTGTTAAAATCATTGTAGACAAAAAAAGCTTTCTCTATCTAATAGGTACAACCTTAGAATACTCCGGAGGATTAAACGGAACTGGATTTGTATTTAACAACCCTAATGCCAATAGAACTTGCGGTTGTGGTGAATCTTTTTCGCTATAG
- a CDS encoding cytochrome-c peroxidase encodes MFFLFICFSCANETVDTYSPTKSPLDIPQLFEDKILNPVVPFNNPQTVEGIALGKKLFFDPILSKDNSQACADCHAPKNAFADPDRFSDGVNGTLGTRNSMPLFNLAWNYDEKFFWDGSSFSLEHQAFNPVSDPTEMDNTWITVEQKLQNHSEYQTLFNQAFGTSKIDSTLVTKAIAQFERTLISGNSKFDKYLLGETSLTPQELNGFNVFMDENKGDCFHCHGSENNPLWTDNLFHNNGLDVTFTDLGLGAVTGDPADNGKFKSPSLRNLAFTAPYMHDGRFVTLDEVINHYSEGLQNSPTIDPLMKKIDQGGVQLSPQDKADLKAFLLSLSDFEFVNNPIFKNQ; translated from the coding sequence ATGTTTTTCCTGTTTATTTGCTTCTCCTGTGCAAATGAAACGGTAGACACCTATAGCCCAACTAAAAGCCCTTTAGATATTCCACAACTATTTGAAGATAAAATACTAAATCCCGTTGTACCATTTAACAATCCACAAACTGTTGAAGGGATTGCCCTAGGAAAAAAACTATTCTTTGACCCCATTTTATCTAAAGACAACTCACAAGCTTGTGCCGATTGCCACGCACCAAAAAACGCCTTTGCAGATCCTGATAGATTTAGTGATGGTGTAAACGGAACTCTTGGAACCCGAAACTCTATGCCACTTTTTAATCTGGCCTGGAATTATGATGAAAAATTCTTTTGGGATGGTAGTTCCTTCAGTCTAGAGCATCAGGCTTTTAATCCCGTTTCAGACCCAACAGAAATGGACAATACTTGGATTACCGTTGAGCAAAAACTTCAAAATCACTCAGAATACCAAACATTATTTAATCAAGCTTTTGGAACGTCAAAAATCGATTCAACATTGGTAACCAAAGCCATTGCTCAATTTGAGCGCACTTTAATTTCTGGAAATTCCAAGTTTGATAAATACCTTTTGGGAGAAACCTCACTTACCCCTCAAGAACTTAATGGGTTTAATGTATTCATGGATGAAAACAAGGGAGACTGTTTTCATTGCCATGGTAGCGAAAACAACCCTTTATGGACAGACAATCTCTTTCATAACAACGGCTTAGATGTAACATTTACAGATTTGGGTCTTGGAGCTGTTACAGGAGACCCCGCCGATAATGGCAAATTCAAATCACCTTCACTTAGGAACTTAGCGTTTACAGCGCCTTACATGCACGATGGGAGATTTGTTACTCTAGATGAAGTAATAAACCACTACAGTGAAGGACTTCAAAACTCTCCCACAATAGACCCATTAATGAAAAAAATAGACCAAGGCGGTGTTCAATTAAGCCCTCAGGATAAAGCAGATTTAAAGGCTTTCCTTTTATCTCTTTCGGATTTTGAATTTGTGAACAATCCCATTTTTAAAAATCAATAA
- a CDS encoding MbnP family protein has translation MKKIALLLILLLLLSCSSDDESEAYTITLSFSHNWDGITVTSSDFNVIKFTNANGEELSIERLRYLISDLKLEKSSGETIIIDGYNLIDVTNGENLEFSPSTTIPKGTYSKVSFVFGFTNEKNSDGVYPDLNSASWNVPVMLGGGYHYMQLDGKFINSNSEEHGYNYHAIRAADNPGSNPTFPQDTFFEVNLGSITVSNDTTLNIEMNIAEWFKNPNVWDLNTLNQMLMPNSSAQILMHANGQNVFSLKSID, from the coding sequence ATGAAAAAAATTGCCTTGCTTTTAATACTCTTACTATTGCTTTCCTGTAGTTCTGATGACGAATCAGAAGCCTATACCATTACGCTTAGTTTTAGTCACAATTGGGATGGAATAACGGTTACCAGTTCCGATTTTAATGTTATTAAATTCACCAATGCAAATGGAGAAGAACTTAGTATTGAACGCCTTCGTTACTTAATATCCGATTTGAAACTGGAAAAATCTAGCGGGGAAACCATAATCATAGACGGATATAATCTTATTGATGTCACAAACGGTGAAAACTTAGAATTTTCTCCATCTACAACCATCCCCAAAGGAACTTATTCCAAAGTTTCTTTTGTATTTGGATTTACAAATGAAAAAAATAGTGATGGAGTATATCCAGATTTAAATTCTGCTTCCTGGAATGTTCCAGTCATGTTAGGAGGCGGCTATCATTACATGCAATTAGACGGAAAATTTATTAATAGCAACAGTGAAGAACATGGCTATAATTACCATGCGATTAGGGCTGCAGACAATCCGGGCTCAAATCCAACATTTCCACAGGACACTTTCTTTGAGGTAAACCTAGGAAGTATAACTGTTTCCAACGATACAACTTTAAATATTGAAATGAATATTGCTGAATGGTTTAAAAACCCTAATGTTTGGGATTTAAATACTTTAAACCAAATGTTAATGCCAAATTCATCGGCTCAAATCTTAATGCATGCCAACGGGCAAAATGTATTTAGTTTAAAATCAATAGATTAA
- a CDS encoding choice-of-anchor B family protein has product MCQIKRKANFLSLVFLLFFVLVSCERDNNIPINTRLDQDTFTPCLNGFAGEYPCNDYDLMSNIPLSTFNAEESGNDSWGWVDANTGKEYAIMCLDNGVGFVDISNATDPVYLGKIPTATSTSTWRDVKVYNNHAFIVADNNFGEDSHGMQVFDLTRLRTVTNPPEIFSVDTHFTGFGRAHNIVINESTGYAYIVGANRSSTFAGGPIFINIQNPTSPFIEGGLRDGGYSHDAQVVTYSGPDLDYTGKEILIGSNEDEVVIADVTDKETPIIISTISYSNVGYTHQGWLTTDMKYFILGDETDELTFGFNTKTIILDFTDLDNPEFHFNYFGSSSAIDHNGYVKDNNYFYANYNAGMRVLDISNIDNSSFSEIGYFDTHPENNNVGFEGAWSIYPYLPSGNIIISDINRGLFVVRKSGT; this is encoded by the coding sequence ATGTGCCAAATAAAAAGAAAAGCCAACTTTCTTTCATTAGTATTCTTATTGTTTTTTGTGCTTGTTTCATGTGAAAGAGATAATAATATCCCTATTAACACTAGGCTAGACCAAGACACCTTTACCCCTTGCCTAAATGGATTTGCAGGAGAATATCCTTGTAACGATTACGACCTGATGTCAAATATCCCATTAAGTACCTTTAACGCAGAGGAATCTGGAAACGATTCATGGGGCTGGGTAGATGCAAACACAGGTAAAGAATATGCCATAATGTGTTTAGACAACGGTGTTGGCTTTGTGGATATATCAAATGCTACCGACCCGGTTTACTTAGGAAAAATACCAACAGCCACTTCAACATCTACTTGGAGAGATGTTAAGGTTTACAACAACCATGCTTTTATTGTTGCAGATAATAACTTTGGAGAAGACAGTCATGGTATGCAGGTTTTCGATTTAACACGTTTAAGAACTGTTACAAATCCTCCTGAAATTTTTTCAGTAGATACCCACTTTACTGGTTTTGGAAGAGCACATAATATTGTAATTAACGAATCGACTGGGTATGCTTACATTGTTGGCGCTAATAGAAGCAGCACCTTTGCTGGAGGCCCAATTTTCATAAACATACAAAACCCAACTTCACCATTCATAGAAGGTGGGTTAAGAGACGGTGGTTATTCGCATGACGCCCAAGTAGTAACTTATAGCGGCCCCGATTTAGACTATACTGGCAAGGAAATCTTGATAGGGAGTAACGAAGACGAGGTGGTTATCGCCGATGTTACAGATAAAGAAACTCCTATCATAATTTCAACAATTAGCTACAGTAATGTTGGCTATACGCACCAAGGTTGGCTAACTACAGATATGAAGTATTTTATACTAGGAGACGAAACCGACGAACTTACTTTTGGTTTTAATACCAAAACTATAATTCTTGACTTTACAGATCTGGACAATCCTGAATTCCATTTCAACTATTTTGGTTCGTCATCTGCTATAGATCATAATGGCTACGTTAAAGACAACAATTACTTTTACGCGAACTATAATGCTGGAATGCGTGTGCTTGATATTTCCAATATAGACAATAGCAGTTTTTCAGAAATTGGTTATTTCGATACCCATCCCGAAAATAACAATGTTGGCTTTGAGGGCGCTTGGAGTATCTACCCTTATCTACCAAGTGGCAACATTATTATAAGTGATATAAACAGAGGACTTTTTGTGGTTAGAAAGAGTGGAACATAA
- the thiL gene encoding thiamine-phosphate kinase, producing MIEDKNQERTQLSDLGEFGLIDHLTKNFELKQKSTIKGIGDDAAVLNFKNKSVVVTTDLLVEGVHFDLSYVPLKHLGCKAVVVNLSDVYAMNATASQITVSIAVSNRFPLEALEALYAGIETAAKIYNVDVIGGDTTSSNTGLLISVTAIGEVDVDQQVYRDGAKPNDLLVVSGDLGGAYMGLQILEREKEVYKVNPNNQPDLEPYSYIVERQLKPEARKDVVQLLQDLEVKPTSMIDISDGLSSEILHLCKQSGVGCDLFENKIPLDPQVISTCEEFNIDSTTVALNGGEDYELLFTISQEDYPKIKANPSLTVIGYIREKEAGIHLVTRAETKIELKAQGWRNFND from the coding sequence ATGATAGAAGATAAAAATCAAGAAAGAACCCAATTAAGTGATTTAGGTGAGTTTGGTTTAATAGATCATTTAACCAAAAATTTTGAGCTAAAGCAAAAATCTACCATAAAAGGAATAGGTGACGATGCTGCAGTTCTAAATTTTAAGAACAAGAGCGTAGTTGTTACTACAGATCTTTTAGTTGAAGGGGTTCACTTTGATCTTAGTTATGTGCCTTTAAAGCATTTGGGTTGTAAGGCTGTGGTGGTCAATCTATCTGATGTTTATGCTATGAACGCCACTGCTTCCCAAATAACGGTTTCTATTGCTGTATCGAACAGGTTTCCTTTAGAAGCACTAGAAGCATTGTACGCAGGAATTGAGACTGCCGCAAAAATTTATAACGTAGATGTTATCGGTGGAGATACCACATCATCTAATACTGGGCTTTTAATATCTGTAACCGCTATCGGGGAAGTGGATGTAGATCAGCAAGTATACAGGGACGGTGCTAAACCAAACGATTTGTTGGTTGTATCAGGTGATTTGGGAGGCGCTTACATGGGGCTTCAGATTTTGGAAAGAGAGAAAGAGGTGTATAAAGTTAATCCTAACAATCAGCCAGATCTTGAACCTTATTCATATATTGTTGAAAGGCAATTGAAGCCTGAAGCTAGGAAGGATGTTGTACAACTGTTACAAGATTTAGAGGTAAAGCCAACCAGTATGATAGATATAAGTGACGGACTTTCTTCTGAAATTCTACACTTGTGTAAACAGAGTGGTGTTGGTTGTGATTTGTTTGAAAACAAAATTCCATTAGATCCACAAGTTATTTCAACTTGTGAGGAGTTCAATATAGACAGTACTACTGTAGCGCTAAATGGAGGGGAGGATTATGAACTTTTGTTCACGATTTCGCAAGAGGACTATCCTAAGATTAAAGCAAATCCAAGTTTAACGGTTATTGGATATATAAGGGAAAAAGAAGCAGGAATTCACCTTGTTACGAGAGCTGAAACAAAAATTGAGCTTAAGGCTCAAGGGTGGCGAAATTTTAATGACTAA